Proteins found in one Balaenoptera acutorostrata chromosome 17, mBalAcu1.1, whole genome shotgun sequence genomic segment:
- the LOC114236864 gene encoding ATP synthase membrane subunit K, mitochondrial-like, whose amino-acid sequence MEGRGPETDAQFKFTGIKKYFNSYTLTGRMNCALTTYGGIALIVLYFMLRSKKTPAVKAT is encoded by the exons ATGGAGG GACGGGGTCCAGAAACAGACGCGCAGTTCAAATTCACTGgtatcaaaaaatatttcaactCTTACACTCTTACGGGGAGAATGAATTGTGCACTGACCACATATGGAGGTATTGCTTTGATAGTCTTATACTTTATGTTAAGGTCTAAAAAAACTCCAGCTGTGAAAGCAACATAA